GATGCATGTCGTGCCCAGGGAATCGCCACCCCCACGCTGTGTTTTCTCGAGAACCTCACCCCCGTCAACGTCTGCCGGGTTTGTGTGGTCGAGCTCGAGGGATCGCGAACGCTCGTTCCCGCCTGCTCGCGGAAGGCCGAGTCCGGGATGAAGGTCCAAACCGACAGCGCGCGGGTCCGGCACAGCCGAAAGCTCGTGCTCGAGCTCCTCGCCTCCTCCGTGGATCTTTCGCTTTCGGGCGAGGAGATCGGCCGATTCATGGA
This portion of the Vicinamibacteria bacterium genome encodes:
- a CDS encoding 2Fe-2S iron-sulfur cluster-binding protein translates to MNERRIELTIDGQPVGVPEGATLLDACRAQGIATPTLCFLENLTPVNVCRVCVVELEGSRTLVPACSRKAESGMKVQTDSARVRHSRKLVLELLASSVDLSLSGEEIGRFMERYDVDAERFGAEARTVAQPVKIHDEMYVRDYSRCILCYKCVEACGE